One genomic window of Glycine soja cultivar W05 chromosome 9, ASM419377v2, whole genome shotgun sequence includes the following:
- the LOC114368204 gene encoding uncharacterized protein LOC114368204, producing MGQDEHDVDVPRHRRPTAFAHRQRVQVDVTEEVIEDIPNVTEDVPHVDEDILTADVDAADVAADGAKGSPTDHGEGFPGGPRDTSVLTSFADHVAYSIWSGEERPELKLVSHGRKVDKFGSPAREIEGLVANTGLSPLIRCSVVTDDPGLISAFAEKWHRETSTFHLPVGELTITLDDVACLLHLPIAGALRRFEPLGVDEAILLLTELLEVFGKEARAKYVRAHGAYVRL from the exons ATGGGTCAGGATGAGCATGATGTTGATGTTCCCCGGCATCGTAGGCCTACCGCTTTTGCCCATAGGCAACGGGTTCAGGTTGATGTCACTGAGGAA GTGATTGAGGATATTCCTAATGTGACAGAGGATGTTCCTCATGTGGACGAGGACATTCTGACTGCGGACGTAGATGCTGCGGATGTAGCTGCTGATGGTGCTAAGGGGTCACCTACTGATCATGGcgagggattccctggtgggCCACGTGACACATCGGTGCTGACATCGTTTGCTGACCATGTGGCATATAGTATCTGGAGTGGCGAG GAACGACCTGAGTTGAAATTGGTCTCCCACGGTAGGAAAGTTGATAAATTTGGGAGTCCAGCGCGTGAGATTGAAGGCCTTGTTGCCAACACCGGATTAAGTCCATTGATCAGGTGTTCTGTGGTCACCGacgatcctggacttatatccgcatttgcGGAGAAGTGGCATAGGGAGAccagcaccttccaccttccagtGGGGGAGTTGACGATCACACTGGACGATGTGGCGTGTCTCCTCCATCTTCCTATCGCAGGGGCATTACGCAGGTTTGAGCCTCTAGGAGTGGACGAGGCAATCTTGCTGTTGACGGAGCTTTTAGAGGTATTCGGCAAGGAGGCTCGAGCTAAGTACGTACGTGCTCATGGGGCTTACGTGCGACTGTAG
- the LOC114367569 gene encoding uncharacterized protein LOC114367569 — MGGYLTLLQCWIYEYFPSVHQCVTNDGYAETTPHAYRCLTTKAHMRGIKGAPYRACLDALTITDVSWLPYSEHRAVRGFELISCYQGQLKWGYVVVYVRPERVVRQFGYIQTIPLPSVTGSLSYEDIDNRWMHFGDLVAPVGEICVVPGQVSANYMEWFFQISHPFVMPTQEGDDPRQPAAPDVDAYVEPHVPEVSVATDLPRHSMVACEGYEAIAERLERVLNLRMVVAGTELHDEIMEDCLRIA; from the exons ATGGGTGGGTACTTGACGCTATTACAG TGCTGGATATATGAGTATTTTCCCAGTGTTCATCAGTGCGTCACTAATGATGGGTACGCTGAGACGACCCCACATGCCTACAGGTGTCTTACGACGAAGGCACACATGAGGGGGATCAAGGGAGCACCGTATAGGGCATGTTTAGATGCTTTGACGATCACGGACGTTTCTTGGTTGCCCTACAGTGAGCACCGGGCAGTTAGGGGCTTCGAGCTTATTTCATGCTACCAGGGGCAGCTCAAATGGGGTTATGTTGTGGTCTATGTCAGACCAGAGAGGGTGGTACGACAGTTTGGGTACATCCAAACCATCCCTTTGCCGTCGGTTACTGGTTCATTGTCGTATGAGGACATAGACAATAGGTGGATGCATTTCGGGGATCTTGTAGCACCCGTAGGTGAGATTTGTGTTGTCCCCGGCCAGGTATCAGCGAactacatggagtggtttttcCAGATATCTCACCCGTTCGTTATGCCGACCCAGGAAGGCGATGATCCCAGACAGCCAGCTGCCCCAGATGTGGATGCATACGTCGAGCCACATGTCCCGGAGGTTTCAGTCGCAACTGATCTCCCCAGACATTCaatg GTTGCTTGTGAAGGTTACGAAGCGATCGCAGaaaggttggagcgtgtgctcaaccttaggatggtTGTTGCAGGAACAGAGTTACATGATGAGATCATGGAAGATTGCCTGCGGATCGCTTAG